One Deltaproteobacteria bacterium genomic region harbors:
- a CDS encoding regulatory protein RecX codes for MKERLLCPKHPFPAFSARFTAKRDVKKRAVYPRSAEESALRLLAQRDYSREEMRRKLTAKGFPPGEIEAALGELEAKKFLDDFRYAQRLAIALARGKFLGPQQIRQKFFQKGIPADLAQAAMAIAEVTVPATERLQKVMRMKLKGRLLEEVTLAEKRKLANTLRRKGFSWEDIQEAFRELGGFTEE; via the coding sequence GTGAAAGAAAGGCTCCTTTGCCCAAAGCATCCTTTTCCTGCATTCTCAGCACGCTTTACGGCGAAAAGAGATGTAAAAAAACGGGCAGTATATCCGAGGAGCGCCGAAGAATCCGCCCTTCGCCTTTTAGCCCAGCGGGATTACAGTCGCGAAGAAATGCGGCGCAAACTTACGGCCAAGGGATTTCCCCCCGGGGAAATCGAAGCCGCCTTGGGAGAATTGGAAGCCAAAAAATTTCTGGATGACTTTCGTTACGCCCAACGTTTAGCCATCGCCTTGGCCAGGGGAAAATTCCTCGGCCCGCAGCAAATCCGACAAAAATTTTTTCAAAAAGGAATTCCGGCAGATTTGGCTCAAGCCGCCATGGCAATTGCCGAAGTCACTGTCCCAGCTACCGAACGGCTGCAAAAGGTAATGCGAATGAAGCTGAAAGGAAGACTTTTGGAGGAAGTAACCCTTGCCGAGAAGAGGAAATTAGCGAATACCCTTCGCCGGAAGGGATTCTCATGGGAGGATATCCAGGAGGCCTTTCGAGAATTAGGAGGTTTTACAGAGGAATGA